The DNA sequence GTGTAAAATATATTTTACACCTTGTTTGTGGTGGTGACAATAAATTGGAAAATAAAATTAAACAATACAGAGAGAATAGAGGTTTATCACAGGGTAAGTTAGCCGATCTATGTAACGTTAGTAGGCAGACAGTAAATGCAATTGAAAATAATAAATATGACCCCAGTCTTCAATTAGCTTTTGATATTGCATTCCACCTAAATAAACCTATGGAAGAAGTTTTTAATCCTAAAAGAGGAGATGACATTTAGGGTAATCAATTATTATACAAAGGAGGTAGAAAGATAAATCATGAGTACTAGAAAAATTGGGGGACTTATTTTCGGATTAGCAACGTTAGCTGTAATTGGTTTTACAATCTTTAAAATCATTACAGGTAAAGAAGTTGGATTTAATGAAATCTTTGTTTTTAGTAGTTTATTTATGGTGTTTTTTTCTGCTATTACATGGGGAGGAGAAAAAGAAAAAGATGGGATTTTACAGAATGAAGAATTAGGAAGAAAGATTACCGAGCAAAGTTCAAAAATTAGCTATTATATTTTAGTAGTTATTATATTAATCTTCGTCTTCATAGACTATTCTTTAAACGGTACATATAACTTCTTTATCTTAGGGATTATGGGTATAGCTATGGTTTTGTTACCGTTAGTAGAATTTTTAGTTTCACGAAAGTATCAGTAATTCAGTTTAGATAATGACTTTATGTAGAAGGGGTGTAATGGATAGAAGGATGAATTCTATTTATATAAACACTCCAAAATTCATTATTTAACATGTTATTACAGGTATGAATGACAATCAGGTTTTAACAATTAAGCCTAAGGTTAGACATAAACTAATCTATTATTTGTAAGAAATATATGTAATGGCATATTTTATCGAGTATTGTATTTATATTATGTCCAATGATTTTTGTAATATTTACTAGGAGGGATTATGTTGAAGAAAACTACTGATACTAATGAGTTTGAGAATACAATACATGCTATTAGGAATCTTTCAGAAGATGATGCTAAATCATTGTTAAAAGTAATCTATGGATATGTCAATACTGCTATGACAGGAAATGGCGGAGATAAATTCAAATTAGAGGTTATAGATGAGGTATCAGATATTTATAAACGTATTCCAGATTTAAACACGTTAAGAAATAAATAAAAGTACTAAAAAACTGATTAGTGTTTAGGTATTGTGCATAAATGTACTTAAACAAACGGAATGCTTTTTTTGAAGACTGTTACTATTCTCTTTTAAGGCTATTATAATTTGAATCTTCAGCAATATGGCGCTTTTAATAAATGTAACTGAAAAGCATCATTCTTTTTCCTGTGAGTAATATTGTTAAACCAAGTTATTTTAGTAATTGGCTACATGCACTCAAATTAAAACAAGGATTTCTTCCTAACCTTTGTTCATCAAAATAGATAAGTATTTTGTTTGCTTAATCTATAATTAATGACCTATTTCATGTCCAATCAGGGATATGAAACACCGCATATGATATCGTATTCATTTTGTTATTATGGAGGTAAAAAGATGTGTCGATATAAGAAGTTAAGTACTTGTTGCGGAAGTACTATCAAGGAAGGGAAAACGTGTGATTGTCCTTGTTTATTGATTGTAGATAATATAATTACTTTAAACAGGAATATGAATGATACAACTAATAATACGGCTGAAGTATACAACGGTAGGCCAGTTGGATTGCAAGGTGAAGTCGAATTAACGTCGGAATCGGGAGTACCAATGGGTGTAGGCATTGTAATAATTAATTTTACTTCAAACGGTATTGTACAGCCTATAACATTAGATCTATCTACTAGAAACACTAACAAAATATTTTCGTTTTTAAATGTAACTAAAATAGAAGTGAATGTTATGACTGGTGAGAATCTGGATATAGGTGTAACTTGTGATGGAATGACAGAGCCTTGTAAAAAGGGCAGTATACGATATGGGAGTGCAGATGAAAAAGTTACACAATGCAATTGTCCGTGCCAGCTACTTGCCGAAGATATAGGTACCACAAATACTGGCTTAAATAGTATGACTGATAATCTAGTGGAAGTATACAGCGGCAGAGCAGTTGGATTTCACGGTGAGGTTGTTTTAAGAGAAGATCAAACAGACCTAGTAGGTGTAGCAGAGGTAATTATTAATTTTACTTCAAATGGGATTATACAGCCTATAACTCTAAATTTAAACGAGGTTGACACTACCGCTCACAAAATGTTTTCATTGTTAAATGTAACTAAAATAGACATAATGGTTTTGAGTGGGGAAAATTTAGCTGTAGATATAGATATTGATGGAATGACAGAACCGTGTAGTTAGGTCTGCAAGTTGAACCTGACGCGCGGTACCCCCAGCATTTTGAAAAGATGATAGTGTCATAACTCATAAAAAATAAGTACGGATTACCAAGATAATTATTTGAATTAGGAAAGTGAAGATTATAAAAGGACTGAATTCAGTCGTTTTTCCATTTGTAATCTGAAAAGTTAAATTAAAGGTGTGGATTACTTTCTTTTCCTTTGATCTTCCACAATGGCGCTTTTCATAAGTAATACTGAAAGAGCCTTTCTTTTTATGTTTTGATCAATATCGTTTTTAACAGGGTATTTTATTAAACTCAATAGAAATTGTATTTACTGTGTTTGAATTACATAAGCGAGTTTTCTATCCGGGCTGAAGGCGACACTACCTGCTGGAAATCCAACTGGTACAGTTGCTATCAAATTATGCGTTTTGACATCTATGACGGAAACAGAGGCAGAATTAGTATTCGTAACATAAGCGAGTTTACCATCTGGTGATATAGCCACATCCTGTGGAAAGCTCCCAACCGGTACAGTCGATATTACACTATGCGTTTTGACATCTATGACAGAAACATTGCCAAACCCTCTATTTATCACATAAGCAAGTTTACCATTTGTTGTGAAGCTG is a window from the Cytobacillus sp. IB215665 genome containing:
- a CDS encoding helix-turn-helix transcriptional regulator, producing the protein MENKIKQYRENRGLSQGKLADLCNVSRQTVNAIENNKYDPSLQLAFDIAFHLNKPMEEVFNPKRGDDI